A region of Leclercia adecarboxylata DNA encodes the following proteins:
- a CDS encoding MFS transporter, which translates to MTVISSRKILQRRLWALFMFFFIPGLLMASWATRTPAIRDILSVSTAEMGIVLFGLSIGSMSGILCSAWLVKRFGTRKVIRTTMCCAIVGMIMLSVALWFASPLAFALGLTVFGGSFGAAEVAINVEGATIEREMNKTVLPMMHGFYSLGTLAGAGVGMALTASGIAANLHILLAALVCIAPVLLGITAIPDGNGKNQAGESKTGEKGLPFYRDMQLMLIGVVVLAMAFAEGSANDWLPLLMVDGHGFSPTSGSLIYAGFTLGMTVGRFTGGWFIDRYSRVTVVRASALLGGLGIALIIFVDVDWIAGVSVILWGLGASLGFPLTISAASDTGPDAPTRVSVVATTGYLAFLVGPPLLGFLGEHYGLRSAMMVVLGLVMIAALVARAVAKPAAQAGSVMENGYER; encoded by the coding sequence ATGACCGTCATCTCATCGCGCAAAATTCTGCAACGCCGCCTGTGGGCGCTGTTTATGTTCTTCTTTATTCCCGGCCTGTTAATGGCCTCCTGGGCCACCCGCACCCCCGCTATCCGCGACATTTTGTCGGTCTCAACGGCGGAGATGGGCATCGTGTTGTTTGGCCTGTCGATTGGCTCCATGAGCGGCATTCTCTGCTCCGCCTGGCTGGTTAAGCGCTTCGGCACGCGGAAAGTGATCCGCACCACCATGTGCTGCGCGATTGTGGGTATGATTATGCTCAGCGTTGCGCTGTGGTTCGCCTCCCCGCTGGCGTTTGCCCTGGGGCTGACCGTCTTTGGCGGCAGCTTTGGTGCCGCCGAAGTGGCCATCAACGTGGAAGGCGCCACCATCGAGCGCGAGATGAACAAAACCGTGCTGCCGATGATGCACGGCTTTTACAGCCTCGGCACGCTGGCAGGCGCGGGTGTCGGCATGGCTCTGACCGCCTCCGGCATCGCCGCGAATCTGCACATTCTGCTGGCGGCGTTGGTCTGTATCGCCCCGGTTCTTCTGGGTATCACCGCGATCCCGGACGGCAACGGCAAAAACCAGGCGGGCGAGAGCAAAACCGGTGAGAAGGGATTGCCGTTCTATCGCGATATGCAGCTGATGCTGATTGGTGTGGTGGTGCTGGCGATGGCCTTTGCCGAAGGGTCTGCCAACGACTGGCTGCCGCTGCTGATGGTGGACGGTCACGGATTCAGCCCCACCTCCGGCTCGCTGATTTACGCCGGGTTTACCCTCGGCATGACCGTCGGGCGCTTTACCGGCGGCTGGTTTATTGACCGCTACAGCCGCGTAACGGTGGTTCGCGCCAGCGCCCTGCTCGGCGGGCTGGGCATTGCGCTGATTATTTTTGTCGATGTCGACTGGATTGCCGGCGTGTCGGTGATTCTGTGGGGACTTGGCGCTTCGCTCGGCTTCCCGCTCACCATCTCGGCGGCCAGCGATACCGGCCCGGATGCGCCGACCCGCGTCAGCGTGGTTGCCACCACCGGCTATCTCGCCTTCCTGGTGGGCCCGCCGCTGCTGGGCTTCCTCGGCGAACATTATGGCTTACGCAGCGCCATGATGGTGGTACTGGGATTAGTGATGATTGCCGCCCTGGTTGCCCGGGCGGTCGCCAAACCGGCCGCACAGGCTGGATCTGTCATGGAGAATGGATATGAGCGTTAA
- a CDS encoding TetR/AcrR family transcriptional regulator produces the protein MNRRPNDPQRRERILQATLDTIAEHGLNAVTHRKIASCAGVPLGSMTYYFAGMDALLEEAFTWFTQQMSVQYREFFAGVTGPEMACDSITTLIYSSEVTTPHNMELMYQLYAFMNRSPSLKTVMQDWMKTSQTVLEQWFDPVTARALDAFIEGMTLHFVTDRQPLSREELRAMVGRIAGESAV, from the coding sequence ATGAACAGACGACCTAACGATCCGCAACGGCGGGAAAGGATCCTGCAGGCCACCCTGGACACCATTGCCGAACACGGCCTGAACGCCGTCACCCATCGCAAAATCGCCAGCTGCGCCGGAGTGCCGCTGGGGTCGATGACCTACTATTTTGCCGGCATGGACGCGCTGCTCGAGGAGGCCTTCACCTGGTTTACGCAGCAGATGTCGGTGCAGTACCGCGAGTTTTTTGCCGGTGTAACGGGCCCGGAAATGGCCTGTGATTCCATCACCACCCTGATCTACAGCTCTGAAGTCACCACGCCGCACAATATGGAGCTGATGTACCAGCTGTACGCCTTTATGAACCGCAGCCCGTCGTTAAAAACCGTGATGCAGGACTGGATGAAAACCAGCCAGACCGTGCTGGAGCAGTGGTTTGATCCGGTCACCGCCCGCGCGCTGGATGCCTTTATCGAAGGGATGACGCTGCACTTTGTTACCGACCGACAGCCATTATCGCGGGAAGAGCTCAGGGCAATGGTGGGAAGGATTGCAGGGGAGAGTGCAGTCTGA
- a CDS encoding acyltransferase family protein: MNLSTIKPRYDWVDAMKFLGISAIYLGHLGTYAGKLYPFVFSFHVPLFFFAAGFFAAHKAKSNFVQFTINKARRLLLPYFAFAFMTLLITGLGSGSGIEGLKGSVIEIIFGIRNAPAVGSLWFINCLFTIFIIDFIFSRITTNPVVLLILSLIAYVLSQTVLGHNPLVDPKWIFNVDSALAYWWSLAAGRCLFSTLQNSKAFSKSVPGAVLFAVLGLITAYQLFNSGSLLLAVLQKIQPSLAGYAAVGMFNNIFTTLCLILTCVFVAKAICESKYVINVGKNTLNICGLEYIVKSLIPLFIGLLGLQFTIPNPLAAVIYTCICIYVAHKIGVWLSDIIRGPFLIK, translated from the coding sequence ATGAATTTGTCTACTATTAAACCCAGATATGACTGGGTAGATGCCATGAAGTTCTTAGGGATATCGGCAATATATTTAGGGCATTTAGGGACTTACGCAGGAAAACTTTATCCTTTTGTCTTTAGTTTTCATGTGCCACTGTTTTTCTTCGCGGCCGGATTCTTTGCAGCCCATAAAGCGAAATCAAATTTCGTCCAGTTTACGATCAATAAAGCCAGGCGACTGCTCCTGCCCTACTTTGCTTTTGCCTTTATGACATTGCTGATAACCGGGTTGGGATCGGGCAGTGGTATTGAAGGATTAAAAGGAAGCGTCATTGAGATTATCTTTGGCATCCGAAACGCGCCTGCGGTCGGCAGCCTTTGGTTTATTAATTGTCTGTTCACTATTTTTATCATCGACTTTATCTTTTCGAGAATCACGACAAACCCTGTCGTGCTGCTCATCCTGTCGTTGATTGCCTATGTGTTATCACAAACTGTATTAGGGCATAACCCTTTGGTTGATCCCAAATGGATTTTTAACGTTGACTCCGCGTTAGCGTACTGGTGGTCACTTGCCGCCGGGAGATGCTTGTTCAGCACGCTGCAGAACAGTAAGGCATTTTCCAAATCCGTTCCCGGTGCGGTCTTATTTGCCGTTTTGGGGTTGATCACTGCGTATCAATTGTTCAATTCAGGTTCACTGCTCTTAGCTGTTTTACAGAAAATTCAGCCCTCGCTTGCAGGTTATGCGGCTGTTGGCATGTTTAATAACATCTTCACAACGCTGTGTTTAATACTGACCTGCGTGTTTGTTGCAAAAGCGATTTGTGAATCAAAGTATGTTATTAACGTCGGGAAAAATACGTTAAACATTTGCGGCCTCGAATATATCGTTAAATCGCTGATTCCTTTATTCATCGGCTTACTGGGACTGCAATTTACTATTCCAAACCCGCTGGCGGCTGTTATTTATACCTGCATCTGCATCTACGTCGCGCATAAAATTGGCGTATGGCTGTCGGACATTATCCGCGGTCCGTTCCTCATTAAATAA